CCGGCTGCACAAGAGCGGGCCGGTGGTCGGGTCCCTGCTGCTGGGGCTGCATGACAGCGCCGGGCAGCTGCAGCATGTCGGGGTGTGCGCCTCGTTCCCCATGGCCAAGCGGCGCAAGCTGGTCGACGAGCTGGAGCCGCTGCGGATGGACGATGTCTCGGGCCATCCCTGGGGCGAGTGGACCGATGAGGCGGCGCATGCGTCGCGGCGGATGCCGGGCGGGCCCAGCCGCTGGAGCGGCGGCAAGGATCTGTCGTGGGTGCCGCTGCGCCCGGAGTGGGTGTGCGAGGTCGCCTACGACCACATGGAGGGCAGCCGCTTCCGGCACACCGCCCAGTTCCGCCACTGGCGTCCCGACCGTACGCCGGAGAGCTGCACCTATGCCCAGCTGGAGGAGCCGGTGGGCTACGACCTGGAGGAACTGCTGCGGGGCTGACCGCAGGGACGGCGCGGGCGGCGGGTCAGCCGTCCTCCCCCTCCGGCGGCCACCGGCGCCGGCTCTCCCCGGGGGCGAGCCGGTCCACCACGTCGGCCAGTTCGCGGCAGGCCTGCTCGATCTTGCGGCGGATGCTGTTCTGCTCGGTGACGATGGCCGCCAGCAGCAGCGCGGTGAGCGCCGCGGACGTGTTGAGCGCCTGCAGGTTGACCATCGCCTCCAGCAGGCTCTGGCCCTCGAACGGTCCGGTGCGGCGCGTCGCCGCCATGATGGCCAGGACGGACACCAGCAGCACACAGGGCGCCGCCCCCGCGAGCTGGAAGCGCAGCGCCGCCCACACGATCAGCGGAAAGACCAGGAACAGCAGTGAGAGCTCGCTGGTGACCGCCACCAGCGAGACCGCGACCGACGCGACCAGCAGGGCCGTGGCCTCGGCCCACCGATGGGCGGGGACGCCCTGCGGCCACCGGACCTTGCGGCAGGCGAGGACGAGCGGGGTGACGACGAGGATGCCCATGGCGTCGCCCACCCACCACGCCGCCCAGGTCCGCCAGAAGCCGCCGGCCGGCAGCGCACCGCTGAGGAGAAGCGTCCCGCTGCCCACCGTCGCGCTGATCAGCATCCCGGCGAAGGCGCCGAGGGCGACCAGCGCCACCCCGTCGCGCAGCCGGTCGAGCCCGGTATGGAAGCCCACCCGACGGAGCATCAAGTAGGCGCACACCGGGGCCAGGGTGTTGCCCGCCATGATGCCGAGGACCGAGACATCGAGCGGGCTGAGGGAGGCGACGACCAGAAGTGTGCCGAGGGCGATGCCGGGCCAGGTCCACAGGCCCAGGAGCAGCAGACAGCTCAGGGAGATGCCGGTGGGCGGCCATAACGGTGTGACCCGGGCACCCGCGATCACCACCTGCTCCAGCAGCCCGATCTGTGCGGTCCCGTAGTAGACACCGGCGAGCACGAGGATCGTCAGGGCTGCCGGTGCGAGACGGCGGAGTTCCTCGGTGCGCACCACATCAGCCATCAGACAACGCGGACCGCCGGGCGCCGTCCGCGACACGCGCGCCCGTGCCGCGCTTCACCCGGCTCTGGGCGGCGCCGCGTCGAAGCGCAGCACGAGCACCGCGGAGTCGTCGGTGTGCCCGGTGAACTCGGCGACGCTCATCGCCGCATCCGCCACGGTGGCCGGATCGCCGTCGGCATTGGCGCTGACCAGCCGGGTCACCTGGGTCAGCCCCGCCTCTATCGGGAACGACGGCCCTTCGACGACCCCGTCGGTGAGCAGCACGAACGCTCCCGCGGTGGCGAACCGGCGGCGGGCGACCGGGTACCTCTCCCCCGGCACGATGCCCAGCGGCAGGCCCCCTGGGTCATCGGCGAGGCCGGACCGGCCGTCGGTGGTGGCCCAGATTCCGGGTACATGGCCGGCGCGGGCGCTGGTCAGCTCCCAGGCGACCGGGTCGAAGCGGACGAAGGTGCAGGTCGCGAAGAGCCCGCAGTCGACCGAGAGCAGCAGGTCGTTGGCCCGGCTCAGCACCTCTCCGGGATCGGCGGCGTGGCCTGCGACGGCCCGCAGCCCGAAGCGGATCTGCCCCATGAAGGCGGCCGCCTCGACGTCATGGCCCTGCACATCGCCGACGCAGAAGGCGAGCGATCCGTCGGGCAGCGGGAAGCCGTCGTACCAGTCGCCCCCGATGTCCAGGCCGTGCCGGGCGGGGGCGTAGGTGGCGGCGGCGCGCAGCCCCGGTGTTCCCGGCAATACGGAAGGCAGCATCTCCCGCTGCAGCGCCTCGGCGAGCTCGACCCGGGCCCGCTGTTTCTCGGCGCCTTCCCGCGCCTGGGCGGTCAGCCGCCCGAGCGTGGTCAGCAGATCGTCCGCGCTCGCCGACCGCGGGGGACGACGCCGAAGCATGGGCCGCTCCCAGGTGCGTCGGTGCCCGGGCCACCGCGGCGCGCGCGTGCGTCTCCGCAGTGGCCGCCTGACCTGGCCTCATGGGGCTCTCGGGGAGCCCGCCTCTCCCGATTCATCTTATTTCCGCGGTGGGACTTCCGCTTGACGGCCCGGCCCGCCACGGGCCGTCACCCTCTGTAGCCGCTCCCGCGGCCGCCTTCAGACGGCTATGGGGCGGGCCACCTCCAGATGCCGGACGCCGGACCGCACGGCCCAGAAGAAGACCGCGAGCGCGAGGGCGGCCACGGTGACCGAGTCGTACGGCGCCGGCAGCCGGCCGGAGCCCTCGAAGGTGCCCAGCCAGGAGAGCGCCGTCAGGGCGATCAGATAGGCCACCAGCCAGGCGCCGGTGCGGAGTTCGGCGCCGAGTGAGCGGCTCGGGCCGGCGCCGTCGCTTTCCAGGGCGGCCTTGTCACGGGCGCCGGAACGGCGCATGACCAGGAAGATCAGCAGGCCGCCGAGCACCAGGGGCAGGGCGAGGCGCAGATCGTGCCAGCCCGACCAGTAGATGAACTCGCTGGCCACCACGAAGCTGAGCGGCGCGATCCAGCCCAGCCCCGGGATCCAGCCGGCGGTACGGCCGCCCGGTTCGGCCCGGAACACGGCGACCGCGACCGCGGAGGCGGCGTAGATCAGCAGATACATGGTGCCCATGACGCTGACGATGTCCTGCCAGCCGCCGAACGGCAGCAGGAAGACCATGATGACGACGAGGTTGATCGCCAGGGCCCGGCGCGGGATGCCGAACCGCTCGTTGACCTTCATGAAGAAGCGGGGGATGGTGCCGTTCTTGGCGAGCGCGTAGGTGTGCCGCGCGTTGATCGCCACGCCGACGTACGCCGAACCGCCGGGCGAGAGCACCGCGTCCGCGTACAGCAGGCTGGCCAGCCAGTGCAGATTGAGGATCAGGGCGAGCTGGCCGAACGGTGACTCGAAGGAGACGCCCTGCCAGCCGTTGCCGAGCAGATGCTCGGGGACGGTGAAGAGGAACGCCAGTTGCAGGGCCAGGTACATGAGGACGGCGAGCCCGATGCCGGTGAGCACCGCGGCGGGAATGGTCCGGCGGGGGTTGCGGGTCTCGCCCGAGAAGTCCAGCGGTGCCTGGAATCCGTTGACGGAGTAGACGATGCCGCCGCCGGCCAGCGCGGTCAGGCAGGCGACATAGCCGTACGGGGCGAAGCCGCCGTGGTCCGTCAGACGGCCGGAGTGCCAGCCGGAGGCGATCAGCGCGATCACGGTGACGACCGGGATCACGATCTTGAACACCGAGACCAGGTTGTTGAGTTGGGCGAACATCCGCACCGCGAACCAGTTCAGCGCCGTCAGCACGGTGCTCAGGCCGGCGGCCAGGGCCAGGCCGGAGAGCGTGAGGGTGTGGCCGTTGTAGATGCCCGGCAGGTAGTGCGCGGCGTACTGCATGATCGCGCTGATCTCGGCCGCGGTGCCGCCCACCGACAGCAGCGTCGACCAGCCGATGAGGGTGCCGACGAGCCGGCCGCTGGCGAACAGGGGCCAGCGGACCGTGCCGCCGCCCTCCGGCCGGGACGCGCCGAGTTCGATCATGACCAGGGCGACCAGCCCGCACAGCAGACCGGCGCCGACCCAGGAGAGCAGCGCCGCGGGGCCGGCCGTCTGGGCCGCGTACATGGCGGCGAACAGCCAGCCGGAGCCGACGATATTGGAGAAGCCGATGCCCGTCAGCCCCCAGAAGCCCAGGTCACGGCGCAATCGGCGCTCCTGCGCCTGCACTTCCGGGACATCGGCCCCGTCGCCCTCACCCGATACCTGACTCTCCGCCACGAGAACGGCCTCCTTGATTCACTGTTCCGGCTCGCCGGACCCTACTCGACGATCACCGAAGAGGAATCTCGCGTTCCACCAGCGGACACTTCCTGCACGCAGCGCAGCGTCGAGGTGCTGGAGAGTGCGGATCGGTACGCAGCCACTCACTCATGATCAGAAGGGTAAATGGCACCACTGACAACGGCTTTGACCTGCACGGCCCCCGTCGATGCGGACGGCGGGCGCTTCGCGGGGCAAGGTCAGGAGACCTGGTCGGCCGGGACGCCGAAGGCCGGGTCGCCAGGCCCTCCCGGCGGGCGCAGGAGGATCTCAGCCGCAGGTCCAGCAGCCCGACCAGCATGCGTGGCGGCGCGGAGGGTGCCGTCGGCCCGGAGGCCGATCCTCGGGCCGGCCGTCTTCGGCGAGGGCGCGCAGACCGGCAAGTTGGGCGCACAGCACCACGCTGATCGCCGCGATTTCCTCCGGCTCGGCATGGCCCTTCTCGATACGCAGCCAGGAGGCGGGCGGATCGTCGACGGGCGCGCTCCCGTCGAGGGGCGTGGCGTGGCCGACGGCGGTCCCCTCGCCGGCGGCCGTGTTCCCGCCGGAGGGTGTGCCCTCACCGGCGGCGGTGCGCTCGTCGGGGGCCGTACCCACGCCGGCGGAGGCATCCCCGTCGGCGGAGGGGGCGCCGTTGACGGAGGGGGCCCCGTCGACGGATGCCCCCTCGCTGACGGGTGCGGCGGTGCCGTTGACTGCGCGCTCGTCCAGGGTGGTGCCCTCACCGAGGGGGGCGGTCTCGCTGATGACGGTGCTCGCGTCGGTGGATGTGCTCATGTGTGGGGGTCCAT
This genomic stretch from Streptomyces nigrescens harbors:
- a CDS encoding PP2C family protein-serine/threonine phosphatase, producing the protein MLRRRPPRSASADDLLTTLGRLTAQAREGAEKQRARVELAEALQREMLPSVLPGTPGLRAAATYAPARHGLDIGGDWYDGFPLPDGSLAFCVGDVQGHDVEAAAFMGQIRFGLRAVAGHAADPGEVLSRANDLLLSVDCGLFATCTFVRFDPVAWELTSARAGHVPGIWATTDGRSGLADDPGGLPLGIVPGERYPVARRRFATAGAFVLLTDGVVEGPSFPIEAGLTQVTRLVSANADGDPATVADAAMSVAEFTGHTDDSAVLVLRFDAAPPRAG
- a CDS encoding APC family permease, whose translation is MAESQVSGEGDGADVPEVQAQERRLRRDLGFWGLTGIGFSNIVGSGWLFAAMYAAQTAGPAALLSWVGAGLLCGLVALVMIELGASRPEGGGTVRWPLFASGRLVGTLIGWSTLLSVGGTAAEISAIMQYAAHYLPGIYNGHTLTLSGLALAAGLSTVLTALNWFAVRMFAQLNNLVSVFKIVIPVVTVIALIASGWHSGRLTDHGGFAPYGYVACLTALAGGGIVYSVNGFQAPLDFSGETRNPRRTIPAAVLTGIGLAVLMYLALQLAFLFTVPEHLLGNGWQGVSFESPFGQLALILNLHWLASLLYADAVLSPGGSAYVGVAINARHTYALAKNGTIPRFFMKVNERFGIPRRALAINLVVIMVFLLPFGGWQDIVSVMGTMYLLIYAASAVAVAVFRAEPGGRTAGWIPGLGWIAPLSFVVASEFIYWSGWHDLRLALPLVLGGLLIFLVMRRSGARDKAALESDGAGPSRSLGAELRTGAWLVAYLIALTALSWLGTFEGSGRLPAPYDSVTVAALALAVFFWAVRSGVRHLEVARPIAV
- a CDS encoding MASE1 domain-containing protein; the encoded protein is MVRTEELRRLAPAALTILVLAGVYYGTAQIGLLEQVVIAGARVTPLWPPTGISLSCLLLLGLWTWPGIALGTLLVVASLSPLDVSVLGIMAGNTLAPVCAYLMLRRVGFHTGLDRLRDGVALVALGAFAGMLISATVGSGTLLLSGALPAGGFWRTWAAWWVGDAMGILVVTPLVLACRKVRWPQGVPAHRWAEATALLVASVAVSLVAVTSELSLLFLVFPLIVWAALRFQLAGAAPCVLLVSVLAIMAATRRTGPFEGQSLLEAMVNLQALNTSAALTALLLAAIVTEQNSIRRKIEQACRELADVVDRLAPGESRRRWPPEGEDG
- a CDS encoding acyl-CoA carboxylase epsilon subunit; the protein is MSTSTDASTVISETAPLGEGTTLDERAVNGTAAPVSEGASVDGAPSVNGAPSADGDASAGVGTAPDERTAAGEGTPSGGNTAAGEGTAVGHATPLDGSAPVDDPPASWLRIEKGHAEPEEIAAISVVLCAQLAGLRALAEDGRPEDRPPGRRHPPRRHACWSGCWTCG